A genomic window from Nitrospirota bacterium includes:
- a CDS encoding tetratricopeptide repeat protein — MAPTQLVSRRPAPLAAWLSLIVFGVALYLPSLRFASFHYDDANVIVENPAVHSLRTPSRFFTDGGTAMATAQRHEKGDVVYRPLLTLSFALDYALWGLDGRGYRATNLVVHLATALIAFGLAQRLGVGLLTAWLVATAMLIHPVHVQIVDYVSARSSGLSGALTLGTAWAYAAFRRGGSPWSYPLALGLGCAALLTKEPAAALPALLLLTEAVGHNRGWRDIRWRPLVPFILLVIAFVWIRSVVLHPFSEPDPRPDRSGLLGLVWTAWRLAAGYVQLWVFPWPLSLDHPFAVTEPGWDLRTFAAMVVLLAAITMIAWGVVSGHRVWAFGPLWFVMAVAPSCVLPWITTRALLFEQRAYAADFGLALLTALTAVWLLERLQGVRRVAVVAVTVAVYGIWAVATVVYAETWKTPLTAWEHAAHAFPDSVTAQYNFGVQLRAVDRNDEALEAFEQARALNPLLKDIHRQIEAIRQGRGGWVNVITEHEALVREDPSREFAWFNLGVAYQKVGEREQALKAYRKALALRPSRVASHINLGAILVDLGRTNEAIEAFQGALVVEPSSIMARYNLAAAYRGAGRREDAKREYETLLKLLPDTESGEGFRASVEIAIRELNAERS; from the coding sequence TTCTTCACGGACGGCGGTACCGCGATGGCCACCGCCCAACGACACGAAAAGGGAGATGTCGTCTACCGGCCGCTGTTGACGCTCTCGTTCGCGTTGGACTACGCGCTCTGGGGACTGGATGGTCGCGGGTATCGCGCCACCAATCTTGTCGTCCATCTGGCAACGGCTCTGATCGCGTTTGGATTGGCGCAACGTTTGGGGGTCGGTCTTCTGACGGCGTGGCTTGTTGCGACCGCGATGCTGATTCATCCCGTGCACGTCCAGATCGTGGACTACGTTTCGGCCCGTTCATCCGGGCTGTCCGGAGCCTTGACGCTGGGCACCGCGTGGGCGTATGCCGCATTTCGTCGGGGCGGCTCCCCGTGGTCGTATCCGCTCGCACTAGGACTGGGATGCGCAGCCCTGCTGACGAAAGAGCCCGCCGCTGCGCTGCCCGCTCTACTGCTGTTGACCGAGGCGGTGGGACACAATCGTGGCTGGCGGGACATTCGCTGGCGACCCTTGGTGCCGTTTATTCTCCTTGTGATCGCGTTTGTGTGGATCCGTTCCGTCGTCCTGCACCCCTTCAGCGAACCGGACCCTCGTCCGGATCGATCCGGTCTGCTCGGTTTGGTGTGGACCGCATGGCGCCTCGCAGCCGGCTATGTCCAGCTCTGGGTCTTCCCTTGGCCATTGTCGCTTGACCATCCGTTCGCCGTGACGGAGCCGGGCTGGGACTTGAGGACGTTCGCAGCGATGGTGGTCCTGCTTGCCGCGATCACGATGATCGCGTGGGGCGTTGTTTCCGGCCACCGGGTTTGGGCCTTCGGTCCGCTCTGGTTTGTGATGGCAGTGGCGCCTTCCTGCGTGCTGCCCTGGATCACGACGCGCGCGCTGTTGTTCGAGCAGAGGGCGTACGCGGCTGATTTCGGACTCGCGTTGCTCACTGCGCTGACGGCGGTCTGGTTGCTCGAACGGCTCCAAGGCGTCCGGCGCGTCGCGGTCGTTGCTGTGACGGTGGCGGTCTACGGTATCTGGGCCGTGGCGACGGTGGTGTACGCCGAGACCTGGAAAACGCCGCTGACCGCCTGGGAACATGCGGCGCACGCTTTCCCTGACAGCGTGACCGCGCAATACAATTTCGGGGTTCAACTGCGCGCGGTTGATCGGAACGACGAGGCGCTGGAGGCGTTTGAGCAGGCGCGGGCGCTCAACCCCCTCTTAAAAGACATTCATCGTCAAATCGAGGCCATTCGCCAGGGACGAGGCGGATGGGTGAACGTCATTACCGAGCACGAAGCCCTGGTGCGCGAGGATCCCTCCAGAGAATTTGCCTGGTTCAATCTCGGTGTGGCCTACCAAAAGGTCGGTGAGCGCGAACAAGCACTCAAGGCTTACCGCAAGGCGCTCGCCTTACGTCCGTCGCGCGTCGCCTCCCATATCAACCTGGGGGCCATCCTCGTCGACCTCGGACGAACGAACGAAGCGATCGAAGCGTTTCAAGGAGCGCTGGTCGTCGAACCCTCCTCGATCATGGCGCGCTATAACTTGGCGGCCGCCTATCGAGGGGCCGGCCGCAGGGAGGACGCCAAACGAGAGTACGAGACCCTTCTGAAACTCCTGCCGGATACGGAATCCGGGGAAGGATTCCGGGCGAGCGTTGAAATCGCCATCCGCGAACTGAACGCGGAGCGTTCCTGA
- a CDS encoding cobalamin-binding protein gives MPTTAAAAAFHTSRGPQRIVCLTTESTEILYALGAGDRVVGVSGYTVTPPEARNKPKVGAYTTVDIERVMALKPDLVVAYSDLQAEITASLVRRGATVLHLNQRSVDGVCAAVDLLGQVVGAQPAATALVDGIRGECAAVVQAAAVLPRRPRVYFEEWAEPLIAGIGWVSEAMTLAGGDDVFADISRCGAAKDRVVAPDEVRRRNPDMIFASWCGKKVRRDRIATRPGWGEIEAVRTGHVHEIKSAHILQPGPGVVKGMKRMADLIAAWSMERVGEARPA, from the coding sequence ATGCCCACAACCGCCGCTGCCGCTGCGTTTCACACGAGCCGAGGTCCGCAACGGATCGTGTGTCTCACCACCGAAAGCACCGAGATTCTGTACGCGCTGGGTGCCGGCGACCGGGTGGTGGGGGTGAGCGGATACACGGTCACGCCGCCGGAAGCGCGAAATAAGCCCAAAGTTGGCGCGTATACCACGGTGGATATCGAACGGGTGATGGCTCTTAAACCGGATTTGGTGGTCGCATATTCCGACCTGCAGGCCGAAATTACCGCGTCGCTGGTCCGGCGGGGAGCGACCGTGTTGCACCTCAACCAGCGAAGCGTCGACGGGGTGTGTGCGGCGGTCGATCTGCTGGGCCAGGTGGTGGGGGCGCAGCCCGCGGCCACGGCGTTGGTGGACGGCATCCGCGGGGAGTGCGCCGCCGTGGTTCAAGCGGCGGCGGTCCTGCCCCGCCGGCCGCGCGTGTACTTCGAGGAATGGGCCGAACCGCTGATCGCGGGGATCGGTTGGGTCAGTGAAGCGATGACCCTGGCCGGGGGCGACGACGTATTCGCTGATATCAGCCGGTGCGGAGCCGCCAAGGACCGCGTGGTGGCGCCGGACGAGGTGCGGCGCCGGAACCCCGACATGATCTTCGCTTCATGGTGCGGGAAAAAAGTTCGCAGGGATCGGATCGCGACCCGTCCCGGATGGGGCGAGATCGAAGCCGTGCGCACCGGCCACGTCCACGAGATCAAGTCGGCCCACATCCTACAACCGGGTCCCGGGGTAGTGAAGGGCATGAAACGGATGGCCGACCTGATCGCCGCTTGGTCGATGGAGCGAGTCGGGGAGGCGCGTCCGGCGTGA
- a CDS encoding ATP-binding cassette domain-containing protein, with amino-acid sequence MTNPPIVSAVGLVKRFGKTTAVDGLSLEVYEGEVFGLLGPNGAGKTTTMRMLITLLQPDAGEIVVGGARVKDDAERVRSLIGYIPQERAIDRALTGREHVALFADLYHLPKAAGIERARWALHMVGLTDRADEVVMNYSGGMKKRLEIACGLIHRPKILFLDEPTLGLDVESRTLIWRHIRELKAQGMTMVMSTNYLDEADQLCDRLAIIDHGKLAALGTPRQLKESLQGDVLSLTPDGADNALLERLTIALKGLDGVIQVARRNGSLELRVTPSKTILTRVLDAVNNQSARLEAIQYTRPSLEKVFIHYTGHQIKDEWE; translated from the coding sequence GTGACCAACCCCCCGATCGTGAGCGCCGTCGGACTGGTGAAGCGCTTCGGCAAAACCACGGCGGTTGACGGCTTGTCCCTCGAGGTCTACGAGGGCGAGGTATTCGGCCTGCTGGGCCCCAACGGCGCGGGCAAGACCACCACCATGCGGATGCTCATCACGCTGTTGCAACCCGATGCGGGGGAGATCGTGGTGGGCGGGGCCCGCGTCAAGGACGACGCCGAACGCGTGCGGAGCCTCATCGGCTACATCCCGCAGGAACGGGCGATCGACCGCGCGCTCACGGGACGGGAGCACGTGGCGTTGTTCGCGGACCTGTACCATTTGCCCAAGGCCGCGGGGATCGAGCGTGCCCGGTGGGCGTTGCACATGGTGGGGCTGACGGACCGGGCCGACGAGGTGGTGATGAACTACTCCGGCGGGATGAAGAAACGCCTGGAGATCGCGTGCGGCTTGATTCATCGGCCGAAGATCCTCTTCTTGGACGAACCGACCCTGGGCCTCGACGTGGAGAGCCGCACGTTGATCTGGCGCCACATCCGGGAGCTCAAAGCCCAAGGCATGACCATGGTCATGAGCACGAACTACCTCGACGAGGCGGATCAGCTCTGCGATCGTCTCGCGATCATCGACCACGGAAAGCTCGCGGCGCTCGGCACGCCGCGGCAGCTCAAAGAGAGCCTGCAGGGAGACGTCTTGTCGCTCACCCCTGACGGCGCGGACAACGCGCTGCTGGAGCGGCTGACCATCGCGCTCAAGGGGCTCGACGGCGTGATCCAGGTCGCGCGCCGCAACGGCTCGCTGGAGTTACGCGTGACGCCGTCGAAGACGATCCTCACTCGCGTGCTCGACGCGGTCAACAACCAGAGTGCGCGACTGGAAGCGATCCAGTACACCCGGCCGAGTTTGGAAAAGGTTTTTATTCATTACACGGGGCATCAGATCAAGGATGAATGGGAATGA
- a CDS encoding ABC transporter permease, producing the protein MSPYLQEVTAMTRRWFQRFRREPLSIVFGLTQPVLWLVLFGNLFKNATAITGVQAPSYIAFMTGGVVVMTVLNSGLAGGIEMLFDKENGFLERLMAAPIKRSALIISRFLFVTIITGLQALMILAMAFLFGVHPATGWLGVALILVIGMMLGIGFTAISLGLAFSMKGHGGFFSVMGFITLPLIFMSSALAPLEIMPAWLAWIARLNPMTYAIDAVRGLILTGWHIHIVKVLVILAVFDAVCLAWSNRILLRGMR; encoded by the coding sequence ATGTCCCCCTACCTCCAAGAAGTGACCGCCATGACGCGGCGTTGGTTCCAGCGCTTCCGGCGCGAGCCCCTGAGCATTGTCTTCGGGCTGACCCAGCCGGTGTTGTGGCTCGTGTTGTTCGGAAACCTGTTCAAGAACGCCACGGCCATCACGGGGGTACAAGCGCCGAGCTACATTGCGTTCATGACGGGCGGCGTGGTCGTGATGACCGTGCTCAACAGCGGGCTGGCCGGCGGAATCGAGATGCTGTTCGACAAGGAAAACGGTTTTCTGGAGCGGTTAATGGCCGCGCCGATCAAGCGCAGCGCGCTGATCATCAGCCGGTTCCTGTTCGTGACCATTATCACCGGCCTGCAGGCGTTGATGATTCTCGCCATGGCGTTTCTCTTCGGCGTGCACCCCGCCACCGGGTGGCTCGGCGTCGCATTGATCCTGGTGATCGGCATGATGCTCGGCATCGGATTCACCGCGATCTCGTTGGGTCTGGCCTTCTCGATGAAGGGGCACGGCGGGTTTTTTTCGGTGATGGGGTTCATCACGCTGCCGCTGATTTTCATGAGCAGCGCCCTTGCGCCGCTGGAAATCATGCCGGCGTGGCTCGCGTGGATCGCTAGGCTCAACCCCATGACGTACGCGATCGACGCGGTGCGCGGGTTGATCCTGACCGGCTGGCACATCCACATCGTCAAAGTGCTGGTCATCCTGGCGGTGTTCGACGCGGTGTGTCTTGCCTGGAGTAACCGCATCCTCCTTCGGGGCATGAGATAG
- the prmA gene encoding 50S ribosomal protein L11 methyltransferase, with protein sequence MSWISVSLRVKSEFADILGEALIARGSAGVWEAEPGWITAYFPATADPRAVKALLEEMSVSFGQGDCVISPVDDQDWIATWNASVTPLRVTPRLTIVPSWSRYAAEPGERVVILDPGMAFGTGHHETTGMCLELLDERLQQDDHPTVLDLGTGSGILAIAAARVGAGRVVASEIDPEARETAASNVEANAVSATVSVVDAESGWKRGPYDLIVANLTADDLRELMPQISAALAPTGEAILSGILVEREAVVADALATADLRVIARKEAGEWVALHVKRASAADVAAPRER encoded by the coding sequence ATGTCCTGGATCTCCGTTTCGCTTCGAGTCAAGTCTGAGTTTGCCGACATTCTGGGGGAGGCTTTGATTGCGCGGGGCAGTGCCGGCGTTTGGGAGGCGGAACCGGGGTGGATCACGGCGTATTTCCCGGCCACTGCAGACCCGAGGGCTGTTAAAGCGTTACTTGAGGAAATGTCCGTATCGTTCGGACAAGGCGATTGCGTGATCTCGCCGGTCGACGATCAGGACTGGATCGCGACATGGAATGCGAGCGTGACTCCGCTGCGCGTCACGCCGCGGCTGACGATCGTGCCCAGTTGGAGCCGTTATGCCGCGGAGCCGGGGGAGCGGGTCGTGATCCTGGATCCGGGGATGGCGTTCGGCACCGGGCACCATGAGACGACCGGGATGTGCCTGGAGCTGCTCGACGAGCGGCTGCAACAGGACGATCATCCCACTGTGTTGGATCTCGGTACCGGGTCGGGCATTCTGGCCATTGCTGCGGCGCGGGTGGGCGCGGGGAGGGTCGTGGCGTCGGAGATCGACCCTGAGGCGCGCGAGACCGCGGCGAGCAATGTCGAAGCCAATGCGGTGTCCGCCACCGTGTCCGTGGTCGATGCCGAGTCAGGTTGGAAACGCGGCCCGTACGACCTGATTGTCGCCAACCTGACGGCTGATGATCTGCGTGAGCTGATGCCGCAAATCAGCGCCGCACTCGCCCCAACGGGGGAGGCGATCCTCTCAGGGATCCTGGTCGAGCGCGAAGCTGTAGTTGCTGATGCGCTGGCCACGGCTGATCTGCGCGTGATCGCGCGCAAGGAGGCCGGGGAGTGGGTGGCGCTGCACGTCAAGCGAGCGAGTGCCGCTGACGTTGCTGCGCCACGTGAGCGGTAG
- the ilvD gene encoding dihydroxy-acid dehydratase: MSSDPKSRSRVITDGRDRAPARAMLKGIGFTDADLARPIVGIANTWTETMPCNYGLRDLAVHVKAGIRAGGGTPMEFNTISVSDGVTMGTEGMKASLVSREVIADSIELMGRGYLFDAMIVLVGCDKTIPAGAMALIRLDVPGVVLYGGSIQPGHFHGKDVTIQDVFEGVGANAAGRMSDADLKLLEDSACPGAGACGGQFTANTMATVMEFIGLSVMNTASVPAIDPRKEKVGIRVGQVVMDMLRRDLRPSKILTRKALENAIASVAATGGSTNAVLHLLAMAREAGIPLTIDDFDVVSARTPLIADLKPGGRFVAADLDRAGGIPLVAQRLVKAGLLDGSQLTPTGKTVAEEAAGAVETPGQEVLRPIDKPLKATGGLVILKGNLAPEGCVVKVAGHERLVHRGPARVFDREEDAMAAVTKRQIRENDVVVIRYEGPKGGPGMREMLGVTAALFGEGLGNSVALLTDGRFSGATKGLMAGHVAPEAAVGGPIAAVREGDMITFDITKRRLDIDVSGDELKNRLKSWKAPEPRYKTGVFAKYTASVSSASEGAVTRVKG; this comes from the coding sequence ATGTCGTCTGATCCCAAATCCAGAAGTCGTGTCATCACCGACGGCCGCGATCGCGCGCCGGCTCGCGCCATGCTCAAGGGCATCGGGTTTACCGACGCTGATTTGGCGCGGCCCATTGTGGGCATTGCGAATACGTGGACCGAGACCATGCCGTGCAACTACGGGCTGCGCGACTTGGCGGTCCACGTCAAGGCCGGGATTCGGGCGGGCGGCGGCACGCCTATGGAGTTCAATACGATTTCGGTTTCCGACGGCGTGACCATGGGCACCGAGGGCATGAAAGCATCGCTCGTCAGCCGCGAAGTCATCGCCGACTCGATCGAGCTGATGGGCCGCGGGTATCTGTTCGATGCGATGATCGTGTTGGTGGGGTGTGACAAGACCATTCCGGCCGGCGCCATGGCGCTGATCCGCCTCGACGTCCCTGGCGTCGTGTTGTACGGCGGGTCGATCCAGCCGGGTCACTTCCACGGCAAGGACGTGACGATCCAAGACGTGTTCGAGGGCGTGGGCGCGAACGCGGCGGGCCGGATGAGCGACGCGGATCTCAAGCTGCTCGAAGACTCGGCGTGTCCGGGCGCAGGCGCGTGCGGGGGGCAGTTCACGGCCAACACCATGGCCACGGTGATGGAGTTCATCGGCTTGTCGGTGATGAACACCGCGAGCGTGCCCGCGATCGATCCCCGCAAGGAGAAGGTTGGCATCCGCGTGGGCCAGGTCGTGATGGACATGCTGCGGCGCGATCTGCGACCGAGCAAGATCCTCACGCGAAAGGCGTTGGAGAACGCCATCGCGTCGGTGGCTGCGACCGGAGGGTCCACCAACGCGGTGCTCCACTTGTTGGCGATGGCGCGCGAAGCGGGCATTCCGCTCACGATCGACGATTTCGACGTGGTCAGCGCACGCACGCCGTTGATCGCGGACCTCAAACCAGGCGGCCGGTTCGTGGCCGCTGATCTGGATCGCGCGGGCGGGATTCCTCTTGTCGCGCAGCGCCTGGTCAAGGCCGGACTGCTCGACGGCTCGCAGTTGACGCCAACCGGCAAAACCGTTGCCGAAGAGGCTGCGGGCGCGGTGGAGACGCCGGGGCAGGAAGTCCTCAGGCCTATCGACAAACCGCTCAAAGCCACGGGTGGCCTCGTCATCCTGAAAGGCAACCTCGCGCCGGAAGGCTGCGTGGTGAAAGTCGCGGGGCACGAACGCCTGGTGCACCGCGGACCCGCGCGTGTGTTCGATCGGGAAGAAGATGCCATGGCCGCCGTGACCAAGCGCCAGATCCGCGAGAACGACGTGGTAGTGATCCGCTACGAAGGCCCCAAGGGCGGGCCCGGCATGCGCGAAATGCTGGGCGTGACCGCGGCCTTGTTCGGGGAAGGGCTCGGCAACAGCGTGGCCCTCCTCACCGACGGTCGCTTCTCCGGCGCCACCAAAGGGTTGATGGCTGGCCACGTGGCCCCCGAAGCCGCGGTGGGTGGGCCCATCGCGGCGGTGCGCGAGGGCGACATGATCACGTTCGACATTACCAAACGTCGCCTCGATATCGACGTTTCCGGCGATGAGTTAAAGAATCGCTTGAAGTCCTGGAAAGCCCCCGAACCGCGGTACAAGACCGGCGTGTTTGCGAAATACACCGCCTCGGTCAGCTCCGCGTCGGAAGGCGCGGTGACGCGGGTCAAGGGGTAG